In Salinigranum marinum, one DNA window encodes the following:
- a CDS encoding VOC family protein, which yields MDAVDHINLDVDDLDACYPFYRDRLDLDLLRPPEDFVGEHAMFEAGDTVVTLAETGRAEGWVPDELAHPLDKAHLAFSTDRASYEALVADLDGQFPKQGPYDWGEFEGFYFLDPDGNLLEVVTYDPVPDDVDRTLLTHDDVE from the coding sequence ATGGACGCCGTCGACCACATCAACCTCGACGTGGACGACCTCGACGCCTGTTACCCCTTCTACCGCGACCGGCTCGACCTCGACCTGCTCCGCCCGCCCGAGGACTTCGTGGGCGAGCACGCGATGTTCGAGGCCGGCGACACCGTCGTCACGCTCGCAGAGACCGGCCGGGCCGAGGGGTGGGTCCCCGACGAACTGGCCCACCCGCTCGACAAGGCACACCTCGCCTTCTCGACCGACCGGGCGTCGTACGAGGCGCTCGTCGCGGACCTCGACGGCCAGTTCCCCAAGCAGGGACCGTACGACTGGGGGGAGTTCGAGGGCTTTTATTTCCTCGACCCCGACGGTAACCTCCTCGAGGTCGTCACCTACGACCCCGTTCCGGACGACGTGGACCGGACGCTCCTGACCCACGACGACGTGGAGTAG